One genomic region from Bufo bufo chromosome 3, aBufBuf1.1, whole genome shotgun sequence encodes:
- the UPK1B gene encoding uroplakin-1b, translating into MTENSGVRCLQVILIVGNVITGLAGLALTAECIFFVSDQNRLYPLLEATYNDDIFAAAWIGIFTGFCFFLLSILGIVGIMKCNRRMLMAYLVLMFVVFCFEVASAIVAATQRDFFTTNLFLKQMLEYYQNKSASNNDEQSKANGVTTTWNNLMLMKECCGVNGPKDWQEYTSAFRTYNSDSAFPWPLQCCVMDANGQPLNLASCRLGVEGYLHLTGCYDYISGPLNRHAWGVAWFGFAILCWTFWVLLGTMFFWVRIEY; encoded by the exons ATGACGGAAAATTCAGGAGTTCGCTGTTTGCAAGTGATTCTAATAGTCGGCAATGTGATCACTGGT CTGGCTGGTCTAGCCCTGACGGCCGAGTGCATCTTCTTTGTGTCAGACCAGAATCGCCTCTACCCACTTCTTGAAGCAACCTACAATGATGATATCTTTGCAGCTGCATGGATTGGCATATTCACTGGTTTCTGTTTTTTCTTGCTCTCCATCTTGGGTATTGTCGGCATCATGAAATGTAACCGGAGGATGTTGATGGCG TATTTAGTCCTGATGTTCGTTGTTTTCTGCTTTGAAGTTGCATCTGCTATCGTTGCGGCAACACAAAGAGATTTT TTCACTACTAATTTATTCCTGAAACAAATGTTGGAGTACTACCAAAACAAAAGTGCCAGCAACAATGACGAACAATCCAAAGCGAACGGTGTGACAACCACCTGGAACAACCTGATGCTTATG AAAGAATGTTGTGGTGTCAACGGACCTAAAGACTGGCAGGAATACACCTCTGCGTTCCGCACTTACAACAGTGACTCGGCCTTTCCTTGGCCTCTGCAATGCTGTGTCATGGACGCTAATGGACAACCATTAAATTTGGCGTCCTGCAGACTGGGAGTTGAAGGATATTTGCATCTCACA GGCTGCTATGATTACATTTCTGGACCACTGAATCGTCACGCTTGGGGTGTAGCATGGTTCGGATTTGCAATTTTGTGCTGGACA ttctggGTGCTTCTTGGTACAATGTTCTTCTGGGTCCGCATTGAATATTAA